The Pueribacillus theae genome window below encodes:
- a CDS encoding transglutaminase family protein has product MKQLKSKRPDFYSFILFLLGFFLFWEWLLPLQEVGQIASFRILLLFTVFVFLLSYLNAPVWLTIPFNLIAILFVIHHTYFSGSIFKLQWLESFLSQLNDLFRSLVSGNFDSIGDVSRTFLFLLLLCLIGYLMKQWLIKRRNAFLFLFMTIIYVTVIDTFTPYDARFAIIRIVVMGFILIGLLQVAKIQENEGFGPRLRFPVTWFGLVVVMILTASLVGIAAPKAEPQWEDPVPFIKSLANMEDENGLNGQTKKIGYGTNDEHLGGPFELDTTPVFYADSDTEHYWRAETRDVYTGKGWTSSREETKPFYGTSKTLYEENAKIEEKEANIQMTGLLSYPFLFYPGQLKKVKTPDIHATFEEDRQSGKISTKKNGRNYTLKEYTLTYDDPTFSIDELKKSDGLSYPEEIQQTYLQLPDTLPNRVEKLAREVTADSETSYEKAKDIESYFSRNGFEYDTKNVAIPGEKDDYVDQFLFETKKGYCDNFSSSMVVMLRSIGIPARWVKGFTEGDFKEILADGKKRHLITNKNAHSWVEAYFPGSGWVPFEPTRGFQNPFQFISTFESTAAQIENRQVQDEKEEEKNEVQHNENGQERETIFPRINLPALLAIVGAVLLIGLLFMKYYRSLARQWVLRKYSNRFGESKFFDAYKSLLWLFDMHGYKREPHQTLREFAFEIDEKLGNHFMMKLTKVYEEKLYSSKKEEYNWPEIEKLWKNLIKKLSY; this is encoded by the coding sequence GTGAAGCAATTAAAAAGTAAACGGCCTGACTTCTATTCATTTATCCTGTTTTTACTTGGTTTCTTTTTGTTTTGGGAGTGGCTCTTGCCCCTTCAGGAAGTCGGCCAGATTGCCTCTTTCCGCATCCTTCTTTTGTTTACGGTTTTTGTGTTTCTTCTATCCTATTTGAACGCTCCAGTTTGGTTGACGATTCCGTTTAATTTAATTGCAATCTTGTTCGTAATCCATCATACGTATTTTTCTGGATCCATTTTTAAACTTCAATGGTTGGAATCGTTTCTATCACAACTTAATGATTTATTTCGTTCGCTTGTTAGCGGAAATTTCGATTCAATCGGCGACGTGTCGCGGACATTTTTATTTTTGTTGCTCTTATGTTTAATCGGTTATTTGATGAAACAATGGCTCATTAAGCGCCGCAATGCGTTTCTTTTTTTATTTATGACGATTATTTACGTTACAGTCATTGATACATTTACGCCATATGATGCACGATTTGCAATTATCCGGATTGTTGTCATGGGTTTTATTTTAATCGGTTTGCTTCAAGTGGCAAAAATTCAAGAAAATGAAGGATTTGGTCCACGCCTTCGCTTTCCCGTAACCTGGTTTGGTTTAGTTGTCGTCATGATTCTCACCGCTTCATTAGTTGGCATCGCAGCTCCAAAGGCTGAACCTCAATGGGAAGATCCCGTTCCGTTTATTAAAAGTTTGGCAAATATGGAGGATGAAAATGGTTTAAATGGCCAAACTAAAAAAATAGGGTATGGCACAAATGACGAGCATCTTGGCGGTCCGTTTGAACTTGATACGACACCAGTCTTTTACGCTGATAGCGATACAGAACATTATTGGCGTGCCGAAACCAGGGATGTTTACACAGGTAAGGGTTGGACATCATCAAGAGAAGAAACGAAGCCGTTTTACGGAACATCCAAAACGTTATACGAAGAAAATGCTAAAATTGAAGAAAAAGAAGCAAACATTCAAATGACTGGCCTGTTATCCTACCCCTTTCTTTTTTACCCGGGGCAGTTAAAAAAAGTTAAGACGCCCGACATTCACGCTACATTCGAAGAAGATAGGCAATCTGGAAAAATTTCTACGAAAAAAAACGGCAGGAACTATACGTTGAAAGAATATACCCTCACTTACGATGATCCGACATTCTCAATCGATGAGTTGAAAAAAAGTGACGGGCTCTCGTATCCAGAGGAAATTCAACAAACCTATTTGCAGCTGCCGGATACATTGCCAAATCGTGTGGAAAAGCTTGCGAGAGAAGTGACAGCGGACAGCGAGACGTCTTATGAGAAAGCAAAAGATATTGAATCTTACTTTAGCAGAAATGGGTTTGAATATGATACGAAAAATGTTGCCATTCCGGGAGAAAAAGACGATTACGTTGACCAGTTTTTATTTGAAACGAAAAAAGGCTACTGTGATAATTTTTCATCCTCTATGGTTGTCATGTTAAGGAGCATTGGGATACCTGCAAGATGGGTAAAAGGTTTTACAGAAGGAGATTTCAAAGAAATCCTTGCTGACGGAAAAAAACGGCATTTAATTACGAATAAAAATGCCCATTCATGGGTTGAAGCGTATTTTCCGGGTTCAGGGTGGGTGCCATTTGAACCGACAAGAGGTTTCCAAAACCCATTTCAATTTATCAGCACGTTTGAAAGTACTGCAGCTCAAATCGAAAATAGACAAGTACAAGATGAAAAAGAAGAAGAAAAAAATGAAGTTCAGCATAATGAAAATGGACAAGAAAGGGAAACGATCTTCCCTAGGATAAACCTCCCGGCTCTTCTTGCTATAGTAGGGGCGGTATTGCTTATTGGCCTGTTATTTATGAAATACTACCGGAGTCTTGCCAGGCAGTGGGTTCTTCGCAAGTATTCAAACCGATTTGGTGAATCTAAATTTTTCGATGCGTATAAAAGTCTTCTTTGGCTATTTGATATGCATGGCTACAAGCGGGAGCCCCATCAAACATTAAGAGAATTTGCCTTTGAAATTGATGAAAAACTTGGTAATCACTTTATGATGAAATTGACGAAGGTTTATGAAGAAAAACTTTATTCGTCTAAAAAAGAGGAGTATAATTGGCCGGAAATAGAAAAATTGTGGAAAAATTTAATTAAAAAGCTCTCGTATTGA
- a CDS encoding DUF58 domain-containing protein, which yields MIKRAVKWLFILLLAVMMYAYAMFQGGFVSWFLFYSVMPLFIYAFIIAIFPLRNIQIERTFSSDLLQAGQPLEVTLHIRKSYFPLFYVIIEDCMTSRLKKHVTAQEGTKALFFPFFKRNMHYTYHIPSLPRGDHLFTNVTIKTGDLFGFVEKKITIKKKQPLFVFPKVQKIDWKLASQGFSGTSNSFMRRTKNEASVVVGVRDYVAGDRMSWLDWKATAKRNKLLTKQFEQHASDRVVLFLDDSQESYKKNEEDLFEEAVSLSASLVAAAIRNGNSVVLPSLAELEQSHIRVVGHRDYERQLYYLLGKVEANRQMSFAEHVRQAAVHYSKGYNYVFITTKISDELVMQCKQFVFKNIQVDVFFIAHAKAGKERQIIESSVNKMKALGVNVYVIWHEEPKRRKEAGDKGEAIKK from the coding sequence ATGATAAAACGCGCGGTGAAATGGCTATTCATCTTACTCCTTGCAGTGATGATGTATGCTTATGCCATGTTTCAAGGTGGTTTTGTCAGCTGGTTTCTTTTTTACAGCGTCATGCCGCTTTTCATTTATGCATTCATTATTGCAATTTTTCCGCTAAGAAACATTCAAATTGAGAGGACGTTTTCATCTGATTTATTGCAAGCTGGGCAACCATTAGAAGTGACGCTACACATTCGAAAGTCTTATTTTCCATTGTTTTACGTCATTATTGAAGATTGCATGACGAGTAGATTGAAGAAGCATGTGACAGCACAAGAGGGAACAAAGGCTTTATTTTTCCCCTTTTTTAAACGAAACATGCACTACACGTATCACATTCCTTCACTTCCGCGGGGAGATCATTTGTTCACAAATGTTACGATAAAAACTGGGGACTTGTTCGGATTTGTTGAAAAAAAAATAACAATCAAAAAGAAACAGCCGCTGTTTGTATTTCCAAAAGTCCAAAAGATTGATTGGAAACTTGCAAGCCAAGGGTTTTCGGGAACGTCCAATTCGTTCATGCGGAGAACAAAGAATGAAGCGTCTGTCGTTGTTGGGGTTCGTGATTATGTTGCTGGCGATCGCATGTCATGGCTTGATTGGAAGGCCACAGCAAAGCGCAACAAACTGTTGACGAAGCAATTTGAACAACATGCAAGCGATCGTGTTGTTTTATTTTTGGATGATAGTCAAGAAAGTTATAAAAAGAATGAGGAAGATTTATTTGAAGAGGCTGTTAGTCTTTCTGCGTCTCTCGTGGCTGCAGCCATTCGAAACGGGAATTCCGTTGTTCTGCCTTCACTGGCTGAATTGGAACAATCGCACATTCGGGTGGTTGGCCACCGCGATTATGAGCGGCAACTATACTATTTATTAGGGAAAGTAGAAGCGAATCGCCAGATGTCATTTGCGGAACACGTTAGGCAAGCTGCTGTTCATTATTCAAAAGGATATAATTATGTATTTATTACAACAAAAATATCAGATGAGCTGGTCATGCAATGTAAACAATTTGTCTTTAAAAACATTCAAGTTGATGTTTTTTTTATTGCGCATGCAAAAGCGGGAAAAGAGCGGCAAATTATTGAGTCATCTGTAAACAAGATGAAAGCGTTAGGTGTGAATGTGTACGTGATTTGGCACGAGGAGCCGAAACGAAGGAAAGAGGCGGGTGATAAAGGTGAAGCAATTAAAAAGTAA